The Moraxella osloensis genome contains a region encoding:
- a CDS encoding thiol:disulfide interchange protein DsbA/DsbL gives MKKLAMTAIAAAIGLTSLSTQAADFVAGQDYKVLANPEKIEGNKIIVREFFWYGCPHCYTLEPYMAQWAKKLPADVVFMQTPAAMNPVWEQNARGFYAAQLLGYQGKTHQAMFDAIQKDRQKLFDQASIGQWYASKGVDINKFNSLYNSFAVNTRIARSKDAAQRFQLSGVPAVVVDGKYVVEGADGKVPQVVNYLINKARAERGGK, from the coding sequence ATGAAAAAATTAGCAATGACCGCAATCGCCGCCGCTATCGGCTTGACCAGTTTATCAACCCAAGCTGCAGATTTTGTAGCGGGTCAAGACTATAAGGTGCTGGCAAACCCAGAGAAAATTGAAGGCAATAAAATCATTGTTCGCGAATTTTTTTGGTATGGTTGCCCACACTGCTATACATTAGAACCTTACATGGCACAGTGGGCAAAAAAATTGCCAGCTGATGTGGTGTTTATGCAGACGCCAGCTGCGATGAACCCTGTGTGGGAACAAAATGCGCGCGGTTTTTATGCCGCACAGTTGTTAGGTTATCAAGGTAAAACCCACCAAGCGATGTTTGACGCGATTCAAAAAGACCGCCAAAAATTGTTTGACCAAGCCTCTATCGGTCAATGGTACGCATCAAAAGGCGTGGATATCAATAAATTTAACAGCTTGTACAATTCTTTTGCAGTAAATACCCGTATCGCACGTTCAAAAGATGCGGCGCAGCGCTTCCAACTATCAGGGGTACCTGCGGTTGTCGTTGATGGCAAATACGTTGTTGAGGGTGCGGATGGTAAAGTGCCACAAGTGGTTAACTATCTTATCAATAAAGCCCGTGCTGAGCGTGGCGGTAAATAA
- the ubiG gene encoding bifunctional 2-polyprenyl-6-hydroxyphenol methylase/3-demethylubiquinol 3-O-methyltransferase UbiG, translating into MTQPNLQQNVDLQEVQKFTDLANEWWDKTGAFATLHQINPLRLNWIEQQTIARQQSGLTGKKVLDVGCGGGILSHSMAVRGATVTGIDLGEANIKAAQIHATQTNQAIDFACVAVEDFAKAHAGEFDVVTCMEMLEHVPDPQSIINACFTLLKPNGVLVLSTINRNPKSYLFAVIGAEYILRLLPRGTHDYEKFITPAELDRFAQRAGCKRQDLIGLHYNPLIKHYWLAQNVDVNYMMAVYKPQ; encoded by the coding sequence ATGACACAACCGAACCTACAGCAAAACGTCGACTTACAAGAAGTACAAAAATTTACCGACCTTGCCAATGAATGGTGGGACAAAACAGGCGCGTTTGCCACCTTGCACCAAATCAATCCGCTACGCTTAAACTGGATTGAACAGCAAACCATCGCCCGCCAGCAATCAGGCTTAACAGGCAAAAAAGTGTTAGATGTCGGCTGTGGTGGTGGTATTTTGTCGCATAGCATGGCAGTGCGCGGCGCCACGGTGACGGGTATTGATTTGGGAGAAGCCAATATCAAGGCAGCACAAATCCATGCTACGCAGACCAACCAAGCGATTGATTTTGCTTGTGTTGCTGTAGAAGATTTTGCCAAAGCGCACGCTGGTGAGTTTGATGTGGTGACGTGTATGGAAATGCTCGAGCACGTGCCAGACCCGCAGTCCATTATCAATGCTTGTTTTACCCTGCTCAAACCCAATGGCGTATTGGTACTATCGACCATCAATCGCAACCCAAAATCCTACCTGTTTGCGGTGATTGGCGCTGAATATATCTTGCGCTTGTTGCCACGCGGCACACATGATTATGAAAAATTCATCACCCCAGCCGAGCTAGATCGCTTTGCCCAGCGTGCAGGCTGCAAACGTCAAGATTTAATTGGTTTACATTACAATCCACTTATCAAGCACTATTGGCTGGCACAAAATGTTGACGTTAACTACATGATGGCGGTATATAAGCCTCAGTAG
- a CDS encoding HAD family hydrolase, producing MTEKCQAVLFDLDGTLIDTAPDFIRIIKVMCAKHQHPAPSDTAIREQVSAGARAMVKLMFGELANVTEDDPTLLAYRQEFLDTYEADICVDSRLFDGLDSLLKNLESRGIVWGIVTNKPRYLAENLLDKLQLTERCAVLVCPDDVKHTKPDPEPMYLAVARLNEQLGRQLQPENCVYVGDHIRDIQAGNAANMRTILAAYGYIPPEDQADLGSWGADNIIHSVAELTALLGDWTDALADT from the coding sequence ATGACTGAAAAATGCCAAGCCGTATTGTTTGACCTTGATGGTACCTTGATTGATACGGCACCTGATTTTATTCGGATTATTAAGGTGATGTGCGCCAAACACCAGCACCCAGCGCCCAGTGATACCGCCATTCGTGAGCAAGTTTCTGCAGGCGCCAGAGCGATGGTCAAGCTGATGTTTGGCGAGCTTGCCAATGTGACTGAGGATGACCCAACCTTGTTGGCTTATCGGCAAGAGTTTTTGGACACCTATGAGGCCGATATCTGTGTCGATAGTCGCTTGTTTGATGGGCTTGATTCGCTGCTAAAAAACTTGGAATCACGTGGTATTGTATGGGGCATTGTCACCAATAAGCCGCGTTATTTGGCGGAAAATTTGTTAGACAAGCTGCAGCTAACTGAGCGCTGTGCGGTTCTGGTATGCCCTGATGATGTCAAACACACCAAACCTGACCCAGAGCCCATGTATTTGGCAGTCGCGCGGTTGAACGAACAACTCGGGCGTCAGCTACAGCCTGAAAATTGTGTGTATGTCGGTGACCATATCCGTGACATTCAAGCGGGCAATGCGGCGAATATGCGCACGATTTTGGCAGCTTATGGCTACATTCCCCCTGAAGACCAAGCGGATTTGGGCAGTTGGGGTGCAGATAACATAATCCATAGCGTCGCTGAATTGACCGCTTTGCTGGGCGATTGGACGGATGCTTTAGCGGACACTTAA